The Poecilia reticulata strain Guanapo linkage group LG10, Guppy_female_1.0+MT, whole genome shotgun sequence sequence GTCAGAATGACACGAGTGGTGTTTGGAGCTTCATCAAGCCCCTTCTTACTAGCAGCTACTATAAGGAAACATCTGAGACAATACCAGACAGAATAACCAGAAGTGGTGGAAACCATCAACTCATCTCTCTATGTAGATTACTTCATTTCAAGTTCCAGTGAGTTGAAAGAGGCCTTCAAAGTGACTACCACTAAGAACATCATGTCTGCTGCAGGAATGGAGCTATGTAAATGGATAACAAACTCGGCTGAGCTCAAAGAAATGTGGCAAGGAAGTTCAATGGATTGCACCACACAACCAGAGACATGTGRATCAGTGCTAAAGGTCCTGGGCTTAGTGTGGAGACCAGTAACGGATGATTTTGTGTTCGATCTCAGAGGATTGATGGAcatcctgaaggagaaaaagaacacaaaaagRAGCRTCCTGCASTCGTCTGCTCGCATATTTGACCCGTTAGRCTTCTTGACCCCTTTCAYCATCAGAATTAAGTGCTTGTTTCAAGAAATGTGGGAGAGAGGAGTAAAGTGGGATGAAGAACTGCCACCTGATTTGTCAAAGAAGTGGCAGCAATGGTGTTCAGAGCTCCCTCAACTSCACCAATTGACAATCCCACGATGGCACAAAATGRACATGCAACAACTGAACAGTCAGGATGTAAAGTTACATGTGTTTTGTGACTCAAGTGAACGAGCCTACAGTGCAGTCGCCTATCTGCAAGGAAAAACTAAGGAGGGAGAAATGATAATGAGTCTGGTGGCTACACTTAAAAGGATGACACTGCCACAACTGGAGCTAATGGGAGCCATAATAGCCGCCAGGTTCGGGAACACGCTCGTTAAAGCTCTTCAACTAGACCAAACCCGGTTACATTTATGGACAGACTCTATGATAGTGCTGCATTGGATTCGAAGCTCTGCCGGTAGGTGGAAGCAGTTCATGTCCAACAGAGTTACAGAAATCCAGTCTCTAACTGATCCACAGGCATGGTCGCATTGCCAAAGGAAAATCAATCCAGCTGATCTTCCCACCAGAGGGTTGTTTGTCCAAGAGCTGATCCAGAGCACATGGTGGTGGCATGGACCTTGCAGACTAACATTACCTGATCAGTCAGAAAACATCCAGGAACTTGTTCAGGAAAATGGGGTGAGATCTGAAATGAGATCCAAACACCAGGTTGCGGTACACTTGGTCAATCAAGATGCCAAGTACTTAAAACCAATGTTAGAGCTGGAAAAATACAGCAAGCTAAGGACAGCCTGGATAAGGAGATTTATCACAAAAGCTCGCTCAAGTGCAAAAATCAGTGGTGAGCTGACAATAGAAGTGTttgaaaaggcagaaaaactCTGGATAAAGGTGACTCAGAATCAATGTTTCAAGTCAGAAATTGACATGCTGAAGCAAGATAAATGCCTCAACACCGACTCTAAAATTCGAGAACTGAAACCATTTCTGGATGAAGATGAGCTGCTTTCTGTTGGAGGAAGGCTGCAACAATCTGAACTTGAACTTTCAACAGAGAAAGACACCCATGAATTTTACCTGGTCATCACAGATACGCAGAAATATTAGTGCAGTGGCAACATGAGAAAATGATGCATGCAGGTGTACGAGACACTTTAGTGCAAACTAGAGAAAGATATTGGATCATGAGAGCACGCCAAGTGGTCAAGAAAGTTGTGTCAATATGCACATTTTGTAAGAAGTTCAATGCCAAGGTGGGACAACAGACTACTGCACCACTGCCAAAAAATAGAATCACAGAATCCCCACCATTCGAGGTCACAGGTGTAGACTTTACAGGGCCGCTCTATGTAAAGGAACAAGGCTCCACGAGAAAATCATATGTTGCACTGTTTACCTGTGCTGTAACTAGAGCAGTCCACCTAGAGCTGGTTTCAGACCTATCCACAAAAAACTTTCTGCTGGCTCTAAAAAGAATCATCTCAAGAAGAGGCTTGTGTAAAGTGATCTACTCAGATAACGCAATGACATTCAAGAGAGCTAAACAGGATTTAAAGAAGCTCTGGGAGAGCATTAAAGATCCACAGCTGCAAAACGTCTTCTCTGAGAAGGGTATCACCTGGAGGTTCATTGCTGAACGAGCATCCTGGTGGGGAAGATTTTGGGAGAGAGTCGTCAGGTCAGTAAAAGTAATCCTACGAAAGGTACTCGGCAGAGCAAAACTAAGTTTTAAAGAAGTGTGGACGACTCTTGCTGAAGCAGAGGCTATAATAAATTCCAGATCTCTAACATACGTGCACATTGATGTGGATGAGCCACAGCCTCTGACACCTGCACACTTCTTAGTGGGCCAAAGACTGACTGGTTTGCCTCCAAGAGTATTCTCAGCTGATACTAACCATCCAACAGCAACCAAGGAAGAGATGACCCGGAGATGGCGCTACAGGCAAAGACTCATGACCAACTTCTGGAATCGATGGAGGAAGGAATACTTGTTGGACTTAAGATCAGCGCATCGGTGTGACTCCCCGACGCCGTCCAACCTGCAGGTGGGGGATGTAGTGCTCATTGGAGAGGACAAGACTCCAAGGCAGAGCTGGAAGCTGGGAAGAATTGAAGAACTGTTTCCAGGCCGTGATGGACTGGTGAGATCGTGTGCTGTCCGAACGACAGCCGGGACTGTTTGGCGGCGACCAGTCCAGTTTCTATATCCTTTGGAAATTTAGATAAACTGTTGTTTATTGGGGGGGAGGATGTTGAGAATTTGTTTGAGACTTATTATTTGGGATGTTATGGTTTGGTataactattttggttggttgCAGTTGTTTCATAGATTTAGTTGCCGTTTCATAGATGGTATCTGGTTAGAAGGCGGACTTTGTGGCCTGTGGCAAAGTGGACTGCGTATCCCAGGTTGCCCTGTaacctgttgccatggtgattatAGTTATTTTTGTAACTGCCGCACTTACTTTGTTTCTTGGCTGAGTTCTGTCAGCCAAGACAGAACTCagccctaaccctaaccctgaaGTTCATCTGAAATTCCACCCGACTCCCTTTCGTCATTGAATCAGTCGAATATTCAACAGCGTATCAGGCTTTGGCCATTTTCTGCCTCAATTTCAGGCTTTTAGTTTcaaaattcttctttttcttttgtagatttctttaaatgtcatcTCCCTTCTAAAATTTCTGCTACTTTTTACTCTCCAGCTAGTATTTCTGCTTCAGATGAGCTTCTTCAGCTCACTACTTCAGCTTTACCCTGCATTTTCAGGGAAAATTATGACATTATACTCTTAAGTGGGCTCTGCTTTAAGCACCTGCTCATTTTCTTCAGGCTTATGATACGACAGCAAAGCCTAATCGTTTTCTTCAAGCCACTTATGTTGTTTATATAAAAGAAGTCAGcatcataaaatgtaattaacatcACTGCTGGTGAAAGTGGAGCACTGTACTCCCCCACTTCCACACTAGGTCACCAGCAGTGGACATTGACCTCCTTTCTTGGTGCTTAAAATGGTGGCTCAACTTCAATCTCCCTGCTGCCTCAGTCTTCAcacaaattacacaaaaatgaaaaagggaTCTCAAACCAAGCTTGTATTAGAGTGACCCTATCCTGAGTGATCCTAACTACCTGtacaataaaaatttttaaaacaaaaaaatatatattgttttaagaTCCCTGCCACAAAAAGTGTTGATCAGTCCCCTGATTAACACCTaatgaaaaattcacattttgaatgtttctgtACTTCAATTCGGGTCTCAACTGCGTCTAAAAACAATggagtgcttaaaaaaaacacgcagCCAGTTTGTGGCAATAAGTTCGTGTTTTTTGGTAAAGATGAGCCGCTACAGAAACCTCCGGAATGTAGACtctgatttgtgacattacacAATGTCACAACCCCAGccacgttacctagcaaccccagcaaagcccagccaTCACCCAGCAACCCAGGACAtcagctgattttaaaaaatagcggAAAAGAAGAGTGTTTGTATAATtccacatctgtttgcagccatttttacttgtttgtgtaaacattgagttagggggcgtggccagcagcagcttatttcaatttaaagtgacaagacgtcCTGAAACAGCTCAATCTGAAAGGAGCTCATTATCCAACAATTaatttgtggaagaaaaaaaaattttacgaACATGTTTTATATAGGTAAGGTAAGatcatattattttataatatcttataaattagaaggaaatacaaacaacaaaccaaaagaaaaacaaaaaggtaagGGTAAcggcaacaaaaataaaaatctaaagtaaaAGACTAAATATTGGTTACCCATGTTTAATAATAGGAATAGGTGACCCATAATTTATAAACCAATAGGGGATTATTAGTCTATAAACAATATTTCTGTGGATTAGTGAGgtataaagttaaatgttggttctccatgtttgattcttgttctgggttGTTAAATAAACTAACAGGAATTTCTCTAAGTCTTGCTCCGTTattaaaatactaaatactGGTCTAAAGTAATAAGTACTCCACAatttataaatgcaaaaaactaaaaagtataaagctaaatgttggtcaAAAGAAATATAGCCCATAGATCTATCCTAAACTATTCAAGGAATCACCTTTAAATGGTGGCTTAGGCATCACGTCATTAGTTTGCATTAAAAACTTATTGCCAgcttaaatctttattttcctaCGGtgatttctttaatgtttttatatctaCTTGCTTTCTTAAAttccaaaaacagtttttcaccCCTCTCCATTTCCTTTCTTTGTCATCTGGGTGGGTAGTTGACGACTCACATTTCAGATTCTCATAGCATATTTACATAATCACATCAGACTTCAAAGACTTGTGCTATAAGAgagaagaaatattaaataaccCTTCTGCGACCGAAGGCCCAACGAGAACCAGATCAATACGGTGCAAATAAGAAACACGCGTCAAGCAAAGTGTGAACGGTGGAAATTGTACACCCCTGAGCAAGACatcttgaaaagaaaagagttcTTCCACTGCCAGTTCAGTTAAGCCTGCACAGCAAATTTCACACAACCATTTTGTGCTCTGCTGATAAAACACTTCGAAAGCCCATTGACACAGACAATGCCTTCAGTTAGGAATAAGCCACTTTTTGTCCTCGTTCCCTTTCATCAGTGTCCCAAATAGCACCAAGCCTGACTGAACCGTGAGCAAAAACACACCGACGAAAACCGACTCCAggatcaaacacacacaaataaactgCGTGGATGAAGGAGaagtttttacagaaaacaagacTTAACAGCCAAACTGTATTTATAACACTATGCTAAATGCAATTTGTGATTAGCTCCATTAGGCTTGTGAAGAGGATGTGACACAAAGGCACTAGTGTCCTGCACCTGTCGCCCTCTCATCTACCCCTCATTCAGTTTCTGTCAATGAACGTAGCTCACTTCATTTCCATGCCCCACTCAAGTGCTGTATCGATGAATAAAGAGACGTCTCTGGTGAATAAATGCTAGCTTCTATTGCCTCTCGCAGGGAGAAAATTAGATGGATTATTTAGCGAGGATCAGGCTTCCACCTCATTGAGTTTTACTGATCTTGCGCGCTTTCATTTTGATTAAGATTTCACATCTGGAAGCTTTAAACATATTGCTATCATCATCTCCACCAGCGGAGCAAAGAATCACCACAGAACTGCCGGCTGGGAAACCTTTATAACCCGGCAATCTGTCTGAGGTCCAGAGGAAAAAACAGCTTATTTGAGGTTTGGGAAAGGGTTTCATCTCTTGGTCCTGTCGACTGCTAACATTGAAGCAActaaaaaactcagattttaatTCCAGTTCGACCTCAAGCTGCTCCGTAAACAAGTATCATGCAAAAGAAACATGGCTGGGATTTTGCATTTACAAGCTTTTGCAGTTTTGACAGAAAGGTATTCATTTTAATGATCAAACGATCAAAGCGAACTGCATCAGGCTCCGTGTATCCAGGGGTTTCTATTCCAATTATTTGATTTCCAGGGACGTATAAtggcaaaaatacattttaaaatatcttcaccAACTTTTATATTAGGACATTTTCCCTGTTTGGTCAACAAAACCACCTCATTTCATTCTTGCGCTGCTTCTCATCGTTATTGGTCACCCATTACTTTAGATCAAATATGGAGTTTTATTCTTACTCAACTCGTCAGAGTTCAATGCTTCATCTTCCTAAGTATCGGACCAGTAAAGGTCAGTTTCCGCTACAGCAgcggtgtcaaactcattttcgttcTGAGCCAAATTAAGATCATGAAGGCTCCTAAAGGGCCAGTTGTACCAGAATGATAAAACCtgttaacaaaatgttaaaatataaacgaatccttaaaattaaatattattgaacatctttttagTCCAACTAGgattttttgtcattctttttctgattttttttcaataaaaatcaaagtatttgtggtactaatttagaaatatttgtaatatttgcaCTGTTTATGATGTTTAtgatggtaaatgtgactttttattactcgctgtatagatcatggactataatctggCATTAATTAAGgttgaggcagctgtttagtacaagtaagaaagtttttgacagtctttgagaaaaatctgtaataaactcccaattacgtattagcacaaaaaagtgcggggatttgttgattttgtgtgaatttccatagtaattctcaagaaactggagggattgattgatataatttgataataaacagataaaaatgcatttatttgattgattacataatatttaagcacatttagtgtttagtctagaatctagagggccacataaaaagctacggcgagccggatttggcccacgggccttgagtttgacacatgtgcgcTACAGGTTAggtgggaggtttttgaaacggctcatttttcTAGACACCAATAAACAtaaacttattgccaaaaatggCTGGAAGAgattttttaagtgcttgggttGACCCAAATGTAAGGAAAAAACATatgaaatgtgaattttgcataagtTCCCTTTAAGAAGTTAGGATTGTCTGTTTATCGGGTTGATGCCATCTAGAACAGTAAATATCAGCCAAACTTTTCACCAACTAAAGTCTTTCTAATAGCTCCTGTTCTGCTTCTGTCACTGAGGAATAAGTAGTAGAAATAAACCTTTTGTTGAAAGAGGGAGAATAAGGTGTCTACCAAAGTCAAAGTAAGGCGCCAAGGGATATAAAAGTCATTCGATTTAAAAACTTCAATCATCTCTATTAAATGGCATCTATTACTTTGATTAGTTCCTTAAAAGGCAGCAAATGTCAGAGCTCAGCTGGTTCATTACTTTGTGCTTTCAGTAGTAATACCCCAAAATTAAAGGCCACATTCTTATAAAGGAGGTCATAACCGATGACTTTGAGTCCTCCAGCAAGTTATATGTGTTGAATGGTCTATTAGCTGTAAACGTTGAAGTCAGTCGAACTGGGACGTAAGCTCCATTTTACTGGAGGATTTCTAAGAATTAAACTCATACATTTCTTCCTGGAAAAATTGGCAAATAAGACGCATATGTCGCTGCGTCCTTGAGTTTGAAAAGAGCGGATTTATGTCTTACTAATGCCATGTCTCATACATAAATTCTTAAGTTTTATAACTAAATCATCATCTAGTTGGAgtgtaatatttaactaaaCATCTCACGAACAGTAATAATTAGCCtataaattcagttcaaatcaaTAATCCTTCGTGGGATTGTCATTTACAAGACATTTGAATATGAGCTTCTGCACGATTAACCACAAGCAGCAGAAGCACCGACTGTGGTTTAAGATTTACCAGAGAATATATCATCTGGTAAACCAGCAACACCATAATTTAGTAACAATGTGGCCACAGAGCAGAGTTCTTGgcagaaatgtgtaaaaaaagaactttttctgactttttttttgcttatttattcataatattCAGAGAAATGACAGCATAAGGGAGTAGGATTTCCAGCAAAAAATAGACACACAAAAACCCAACCTTTCCATGAACACAAAGGAAAGTTGACACAAGCAGGGGTGGGATTCGGTTTCCTGCAGCACTGAGAAATGGCACACCATCGCCATACTTCTCACCCTCCTTTGGTCAGTCCCTAATCCATCTAATAGCACCCAGACATTGCCATGTCCCCCCCGTTCACAACTTGAAAGCACCACTTTACCCATTACCCTTCAGCAGAGGCTCTTCTTCTCCTGGCTGCTCCGACGCTCCGATGCTATTTGGAGCCATTAGGCCACCGAGGTCAGCACTTAACTTACATTTTCACAGCTTCAGGCTTCATCTTCCCCCTTTTCTATCATTAGCTTTTCATCTCTTACTCAATTATTGTTGTATTTTGAGTCAGACACAACAGTTTGTTGAGGAGAATAAGCCTGAGCATCATAGGCAACTTTTCTAGAAATCAGATAATCTTGAAAATGTGgctcttaaattattttattgttgttggattcaaacttgtattttttattttttttatatatatgtaagAATGAGTTGGCAGTTTTCTCTTTGAAGAGTTTTAATTGAACCAAATACTTTAAGTAAGGGAATAAGAATTATAACTCTGGCAATCTAtgttgaaatcaaataaataaccaaatatgCCAATTATGTTGTTAGCATATTAAGACTACTTCTTCCTTGTTATTGAATTTATCCACACTGAAAGCCTGTCCCACATTTATTTAGTAGATTTGAGTTTAAACAgttctgaggaaaaaagaaaattgtgaaaaaaaaagtcaaaattctgacaaaaaatcCAGAAttctgagaagaagaaaaaaaaaaacagaattttgagGGGAAAACGGggagaattttgaaaaaatggcAGAATTtcaaggaaaaaagaaaatctgaattagtTGTTTTCTCCCCGACGgccctcttcctcttctgtaCAAGAGCTCCAAAGAAGAGCCATGAACATTTTTTCTTCGATTTggagtcaaacattttcttgaagGAGTAAAGTTTGACCTGATCATCAGCAAAGATT is a genomic window containing:
- the LOC108166640 gene encoding uncharacterized protein LOC108166640 produces the protein MWERGVKWDEELPPDLSKKWQQWCSELPQLHQLTIPRWHKMBMQQLNSQDVKLHVFCDSSERAYSAVAYLQGKTKEGEMIMSLVATLKRMTLPQLELMGAIIAARFGNTLVKALQLDQTRLHLWTDSMIVLHWIRSSAGRWKQFMSNRVTEIQSLTDPQAWSHCQRKINPADLPTRGLFVQELIQSTWWWHGPCRLTLPDQSENIQELVQENGVRSEMRSKHQVAVHLVNQDAKYLKPMLELEKYSKLRTAWIRRFITKARSSAKISGELTIEVFEKAEKLWIKVTQNQCFKSEIDMLKQDKCLNTDSKIRELKPFLDEDELLSVGGRLQQSELELSTEKDTHEFYLVITDTQKY
- the LOC103471603 gene encoding uncharacterized protein LOC103471603 — translated: MMHAGVRDTLVQTRERYWIMRARQVVKKVVSICTFCKKFNAKVGQQTTAPLPKNRITESPPFEVTGVDFTGPLYVKEQGSTRKSYVALFTCAVTRAVHLELVSDLSTKNFLLALKRIISRRGLCKVIYSDNAMTFKRAKQDLKKLWESIKDPQLQNVFSEKGITWRFIAERASWWGRFWERVVRSVKVILRKVLGRAKLSFKEVWTTLAEAEAIINSRSLTYVHIDVDEPQPLTPAHFLVGQRLTGLPPRVFSADTNHPTATKEEMTRRWRYRQRLMTNFWNRWRKEYLLDLRSAHRCDSPTPSNLQVGDVVLIGEDKTPRQSWKLGRIEELFPGRDGLVRSCAVRTTAGTVWRRPVQFLYPLEI